In Gouania willdenowi chromosome 17, fGouWil2.1, whole genome shotgun sequence, one DNA window encodes the following:
- the dspa gene encoding desmoplakin-A isoform X1 yields MSMYGSNPKLASMGQRSSSRPDLATYRNDVFTSGNGFHGEYGGDGVHYSSTFTRSSMHGGGLGAPPKAHSMVAGGGGGVGMSAHAIQQKTVLLMNQCQEFLQRAKMISQSGGPQLEVERLLMMNAESMEQLKACGRDLQQMRIPNDVYRNVEQFQHMHAGIQQQLMGTVSMRRSRGSVGSLDGGRVFNDAMSWIAQQKRMIETAPWGDDPETIEKQIMSHNKHHSSIQRSSEVDRARDELNGRGDKYNLSILEQEWDSLQKMSHQRVSQLRDLQNIIEEISRAIMWVNEKEEEELVFDWGDKNIDHYIPKKQEAYSRLMRDLEEKEKELSKLKVKADSLLSNNHPAKDKIMAYTETLQTQWSWLLQITKCIHVHLKENCAYSQFFKDAHETYAKLQKEHETIQSKFKCDKNTSLENLLELLQNLEKEKSRIMENKRNVQSLVNKSKSVVRLKPRNPEEKSSSPVIVEALCDFKQDQKGILKGDDGILKDNSQRSKWLVTGPGGLDMSIPSVCLLIPPPNPLSIGLANKNEQYYEAIMGIWNQLFINIKSLISWQYCVKDINYINTLTMSMLSKMRPDEYRSILKRLETHYQEFLRHSQGSEMFGDEEKKVIQGHIDQAQTHYDTLIVQLPTYATTKVEETVKSEPPKQDTSSKTSKVTKTTVTKVSSAQPPTSTLSLTLLTSLQELRRRLELAESGLTNHLHIRLGDNSVHECSVHIQKLQGVHQDLDSIHDEYLRLREKIIKQLEGIPQDSEQAKFLRSELEIINQKLGGLQGLYSTYTQRLAALKSLLQSLNQAEDIIKVHEARLTEKETSSVDLREVENYRTILKQMKGEMDQKRDLLTNMESELAKAVHWNGQISDPFHKCDVDLSKYSELVGQLSDRWRRIQTQIDSRVWDLEKQEKQLQHYQKSSTSLNEWIDNARKRQDSLQTAKLCDIQTLMDHLNQQKALHLEIKGKKEKVEDVQKNADTCAGSIKDYELQLASYSSGLETLLNIPIKRTMLQSPASAVRREAVDMQTHYIELLTRSSDYYKFLGELLKNMEELKMRNTKIELLEEELRRLKEELRDNGLKNKSLEDEMARYRLELSHSKDQLITVEEVKRTTAMQANAAKENLESKQSQLQDLTDQLTRVKYQLEEEKRKRRLAEERYTSQQEEYEATVRRRQKELEELNWGKMDLENSVKDKEREIERLKMQLNEEEARRRTAESDISKVRAQCTQEINQLKQTHETAIHVTKTTILKASQQKEDNVNELKLQLDRLSAEKRDLDEELRRLRQSITISEEQRSRLEEDANQQRASVVKETKVRTELEVQLRSLMQQRDENELKLKEINKSSQEKSRQISMLTFNLEEEGKKRRALELEINRLKQADGDLRAKNASYLETINKLKVSEQELHITRVEIEKQNSEKSKAEQSSTRLQSRIRELQGLLERTEADLEKEKKAAQEEFTRRKRLEAELERINLTCKEHITTISTLKSIQIEASSSGRKFEQDLRALQDALDKSLRDHKATKEELVAALAELKALKQRLQQKEVQIHELNQRNESLYKTIEEKSRQLNEYTSEIAKLQSLTQNLTKERLKLEEELRVVRQERDDLKLHKDASDGESASQISALHVQLQSSTKRTLELQALINDLTKEREKLKLEIDKFQKQSLETSMMVHESQSQYNEVRMERDSLLNKLKLMEQEKSNYQRLQEELNRIKLSLDNELRNKQRLLDENNSFSKELTLMKSQFDMKEVNLRQCESDRDRIDRERLSLKTEIERLMRELKIVDERYKNRLVMSEKEVTNLTQLRDSLQQEIERLRQKPSSFTRQTQTDGKVPTIDPSKLLFDGVRHKVTAHQLCDCGIISKVTLEELLKGKKTVDEIAKDIQRHLKGSGVIAGMTTGSHGKMPFTEAKNRNFLSPECALLLLEAQAATGHIVDPAFNEKMPVDSACSRGIVETEDRDVLVTAEAASVGFKDPHSGKVLSVGQACSHGYIDRDTAIRLLQAQEAVGGILDPALSVFLPKDQALDRKIINEDLYRALNKKPACFLDPITGEKIAYNDLKKKCRVEPVSGLLLISGPEKALTVKGLRGEVSVTDLINSELLDETDLQKLNEGKLTSKDIEDKLKSYLYGSTCIAGIFDEANDRIMPFYQAMKEGLMMRGTTLELLEAQAASGFIVDPVNNIFLTVEESVKRGLVGKEFKSKLLSAEKAVTGYTDPSTGKTISLFQAIENDLIEKGHGIRLLEAQIASGGIIDPKESHRIDVDVAYKRGYFDEEMNEILTYEGDDTKGFFDPNTKENLTYIQLKERCITDSKTGLVLLPLRDKKKAQKLEESRTNVLRKRRVVIVDPDTGLEMSVREAYHKELIDYDTFLDLSEQECEWEEITIKGADGSSHLVIVDRKTGTQYDIQDCLDRGIVDKKFYDQYRDGTLTLTQFADQITSKSSSGEMLIAASNVDDMVTCSSPTQAAPSSPTVRKRLSSISITVSPPEMFDDQCPVGAIFDTETLEKITIAEGLRRGIVDTITAQRLLEAQTCTGGVINPATGERLSIQDAVHQSVIDESMASKLKPAQKAYVGFEDVKTKRRMSAAEAVKETWLPYEAGQRFLEFQYVTGGLVDPGTGRRITIEDAIRKGWLDGKTAQKLQDTHNHPKILTCPKTKLKISYKQAMDSCMVEESNGMKMLQASSISSKGISSPYNVSNPGSRSGSRAGSRSGSRRGSVDYTSTCSYNFSSTSTTYS; encoded by the exons CGCATGATCGAGACGGCCCCGTGGGGAGACGACCCTGAAACCATTGAAAAGCAAATCATGAGCCACAACAAACATCACAGCTCCATCCAGAGGAGTTCAGAGGTGGACCGCGCCAGGGACGAACTC AATGGGAGAGGTGATAAGTACAACCTTTCCATTCTTGAGCAAGAATGGGACAGCCTCCAG AAAATGTCTCACCAGCGTGTGAGTCAGCTGCGTGACCTGCAGAACATCATTGAGGAGATCTCCCGGGCCATCATGTGGGTGaatgagaaggaggaggaggagcttgtgTTTGACTGGGGAGACAAGAACATCGACCACTACATCCCCAAGAAGCAGGAAGCCTATTCT AGGCTGATGAGGGAcctggaggagaaggagaaggagctCAGCAAGCTGAAGGTCAAGGCAGACAGTCTGTTGAGCAACAATCATCCTGCTAAAGATAAGATTATG GCTTATACAGAAACCCTGCAGACACAGTGGAGCTGGCTTCTTCAAATCACAAAATGCATCCACGTACATTTGAAGGAAAATTGTGCCTACAGCCAA TTTTTCAAGGATGCCCACGAGACCTACGCCAAGCTACAGAAGGAGCACGAAACAATCCAAAGCAAGTTCAAGTGTGATAAGAACACTTCGTTGGAAAACCTGTTAGAGCTGCTTCAAAACCTGGAG AAAGAAAAATCACGAATCATGGAGAATAAGAGGAACGTCCAAAGTCTGGTCAACAAGTCCAAGTCTGTCGTCAGGCTGAAACCTCGCAACCCTGAGGAGAAGAGCAGCAGCCCTGTCATCGTCGAGGCTCTATGTGACTTCAAACAAGATCAG AAAGGTATTCTGAAAGGGGACGATGGCATCCTGAAGGACAACTCGCAACGCAGCAAGTGGCTTGTGACAGGACCTGGAGGTCTGGACATGTCCATTCCCTCTGTGTGTCTGCTCATCCCACCACCAAACCCACTCAGCATCGGCCTCGCCAACAA GAATGAGCAGTATTACGAAGCCATCATGGGTATTTGGAATCAGCTCTTCATCAACATCAAGAGTCTGATCTCATGGCAGTATTGTGTCAAAGACATCAATTACATCAATACTTTAACTATGAGCATG CTGTCAAAGATGCGTCCTGATGAGTACCGCAGTATCCTCAAAAGGCTGGAGACCCACTACCAGGAGTTCCTGCGCCACAGTCAGGGCTCTGAAATGTTTGGCGATGAAGAGAAAAAAGTCATTCAGGGTCATATTGATCAAGCCCAAACTCACTATGATACACTGATAGTGCAGCTACCGACTTACG CCACCACTAAAGTGGAAGAAACGGTCAAATCTGAACCTCCGAAACAGGATACTTCCAGCAAGACCTCCAAGGTCACGAAGACCACTGTGACCAAAGTCAGCAGCGCCCAGCCTCCCACTTCCACCCTCAGCCTTACACTCCTTACTAGTCTGCAGGAGCTTCGCCGCAGGCTGGAACTGGCTGAGTCTGGGCTCACCAACCATCTCCACATTCGTCTGGGGGATAACTCTGTGCACGAGTGCTCAGTGCACATCCAGAAACTGCAG GGTGTGCACCAAGATCTGGATTCTATCCATGATGAGTACTTGCGCCTAAGAGAGAAGATCATAAAGCAACTGGAGGGAATACCCCAAGATTCAGAGCAAGCCAAGTTCCTCCGCTCTGAGCTAGAAATAATCAACCAAAAACTGGGAGGCCTGCAGGGTCTTTACTCAACCTACACTCAGAG ACTTGCTGCACTTAAGAGCTTGCTTCAAAGCCTCAACCAGGCTGAAGACATCATCAAAGTACACGAGGCCCGTCTGACAGAGAAAGAAACCAGCTCTGTGGACCTTAGAGAGGTGGAAAACTATCGAACCATACTCAag CAAATGAAAGGTGAGATGGACCAAAAACGGGACCTGCTGACAAATATGGAGTCAGAGCTGGCTAAAGCAGTCCACTGGAATGGACAAATATCTGACCCCTTCCACAAGTGTGACGTAGATTTATCCAAGTACTCTGAGTTGGTGGGACAGCTCTCTGATCGCTGGCGCCGCATTCAAACACAGATCGAtagcag GGTGTGGGACTTGGAGAAGCAGGAAAAACAGCTGCAGCATTATCAGAAGAGCAGCACTTCCCTGAATGAGTGGATAGACAATGCCAGGAAGCGCCAGGACAGCCTTCAAACGGCAAAGCTGTGTGACATTCAGACTTTAATGGACCACCTCAACCAGCAGAAG GCACTGCATTTGGAAATCAaaggaaagaaggaaaaagTAGAGGATGTGCAGAAAAATGCAGACACTTGTGCTGGGTCCATAAAG GACTATGAGCTCCAGCTGGCTTCCTACAGTTCAGGCCTGGAGACTCTGTTAAACATTCCCATTAAGAGAACGATGCTTCAGTCCCCTGCTTCAGCAGTGAGACGGGAG GCGGTTGACATGCAGACCCATTACATTGAGCTACTTACCCGTTCTAGCGACTACTACAAATTCCTTGGAGAGCTGTTAAAGAACATGGAAGAGCTAAAG ATGAGGAACACCAAGATTGAGTTACTGGAAGAAGAACTCCGGCGTCTCAAAGAGGAGCTCCGGGATAACGGCCTTAAAAACAAGTCTTTGGAGGACGAGATGGCCCGCTACAGACTGGAGCTCAGCCATTCCAAAGACCAACTCATTACTGTTGAGGAAGTGAAAAGGACCACGGCTATGCAAGCTAACGCTGCTAAGGAAAACCTGGAAAGCAAACAAAGTCAGCTTCAAGATCTTACTGACCAACTGACCCGAGTTAAATATCAGCTggaagaggaaaagagaaagaggaggCTGGCAGAGGAGCGCTACACCAGCCAGCAGGAGGAGTATGAAGCAACTGTTCGCCGTAGACAGAAAGAGCTGGAGGAGCTCAACTGGGGAAAGATGGACTTAGAGAATTCAGTGAAGGACAAAGAGCGTGAAATAGAGAGGCTGAAGATGCAGCTTAATGAGGAGGAAGCACGTCGAAGAACTGCTGAATCAGATATATCAAAGGTAAGAGCACAGTGCACCCAGGAGATTAATCAACTTAAGCAGACACATGAGACAGCGATCCATGTTACCAAGACAACCATTCTGAAAGCCTCGCAGCAGAAAGAAGATAATGTCAATGAGCTTAAGCTTCAACTTGACCGCCTCAGTGCTGAAAAAAGGGATCTTGATGAGGAGCTGAGGAGGCTGAGGCAGTCCATCACCATTTCAGAGGAGCAGAGAAGTAGGTTAGAGGAGGACGCCAACCAGCAGAGGGCATCAGTAGTAAAAGAAACAAAGGTGCGCACTGAGCTTGAGGTGCAGTTAAGATCTCTCATGCAGCAGAGAGATGAAAATGAgctaaaattaaaagaaatcaaCAAAAGCAGCCAAGAAAAGTCTAGGCAGATCAGCATGCTAACATTCAACCTTGAAGAAGAGGGGAAAAAGAGGAGAGCTCTGGAATTGGAAATCAATCGTCTGAAACAAGCTGATGGAGACCTAAGGGCAAAGAATGCTTCTTACCTGGAGACTATTAACAAACTTAAAGTTTCTGAGCAGGAGCTCCACATCACCCGTGTAGAGATTGAAAAGCAGAACAGTGAGAAATCAAAGGCGGAGCAAAGCTCTACCCGCCTTCAGAGCCGCATCCGGGAACTGCAAGGCTTACTGGAAAGAACAGAGGCTGACttagaaaaggaaaagaaagcTGCACAAGAGGAATTCACTCGTAGAAAGCGACTTGAGGCTGAGTTGGAAAGAATCAATCTTACATGCAAAGAACACATCACCACAATTAGTACACTAAAGTCTATTCAGATTGAGGCCTCCAGTTCTGGGAGAAAGTTTGAACAGGACCTCCGGGCACTGCAGGATGCTTTAGATAAGAGCTTGAGAGACCATAAAGCAACCAAGGAGGAACTAGTTGCTGCGTTGGCTGAGCTGAAGGCACTGAAGCAGAGACTTCAACAAAAGGAGGTTCAAATTCACGAACTCAACCAACGCAATGAAAGCCTGTATAAGACCATTGAAGAGAAAAGCCGCCAGCTAAATGAATACACCTCAGAAATTGCGAAGCTGCAAAGTCTGACgcagaatctaacaaaggaaagACTGAAGCTAGAGGAAGAACTAAGGGTGGTTCGACAGGAAAGAGATGATCTGAAGCTTCACAAAGATGCTTCGGATGGAGAAAGTGCCTCACAGATATCAGCCTTGCATGTCCAGCTTCAGAGTAGCACCAAAAGAACATTGGAGCTCCAGGCTCTCATCAATGACCTGACCAAGGAGAGAGAAAAGCTTAAATTGGAAATAGACAAATTCCAAAAGCAGTCTCTTGag ACATCCATGATGGTGCACGAGTCCCAGAGCCAATACAATGAAGTGCGGATGGAACGAGATAGTCTGTTAAACAAGCTGAAACTGATGGAACAGGAAAAAAGTAACTATCAGCGACTACAGGAGGAGCTCAACCGCATCAAGCTTTCACTTGATAATGAGCTTCGCAACAAACAACGCCTGTTGGATGAAAATAATTCTTTCTCAAAAGAGTTAACCCTCATGAAAAGTCAGTTTGATATGAAAGAAGTCAACTTGAGGCAATGTGAATCAGACAGGGACAGGATTGATAGAGAGAGGCTCTCTCTCAAGACTGAGATTGAGAGGCTTATGAGGGAGCTGAAAATAGTTGATGAAAGGTACAAAAACCGCTTAGTGATGTCAGAGAAGGAAGTAACAAACCTGACTCAGCTGAGAGATTCTCTGCAGCAGGAGATAGAGAGACTGAGGCAGAAACCCTCCAGTTTCACAAGGCAGACCCAGACAGATGGGAAGGTACCAACAATTGATCCATCAAAGCTTTTATTTGATGGGGTTCGTCATAAAGTTACAGCTCACCAGCTCTGTGACTGTGGCATTATCAGCAAGGTAACTCTAGAGGAGCTGCTGAAGGGAAAGAAGACAGTAGATGAGATTGCTAAGGACATCCAGCGTCACTTAAAGGGGAGTGGCGTTATAGCTGGCATGACAACAGGCTCTCATGGGAAAATGCCATTCACTGAGGCCAAGAACAGGAATTTTCTCAGCCCAGAGTGTGCACTCTTGCTTCTGGAAGCACAAGCAGCTACAGGTCACATAGTGGATCCAGCATTCAATGAGAAGATGCCTGTGGACTCAGCCTGTTCCAGAGGGATTGTTGAGACGGAGGACAGGGATGTCTTGGTGACGGCTGAAGCAGCCAGCGTAGGCTTTAAAGACCCACATAGTGGCAAAGTGCTCTCTGTGGGTCAGGCGTGCAGTCATGGCTACATAGATAGAGATACAGCTATCCGCTTGCTCCAAGCGCAGGAGGCAGTGGGAGGTATACTGGATCCTGCCTTAAGTGTCTTCCTTCCAAAAGATCAGGCTTTAGATCGCAAGATCATCAACGAGGATCTTTATCGGGCGTTGAACAAAAAACCTGCTTGTTTTCTCGATCCTATAACAGGAGAAAAGATAGCTTACAATGATCTTAAGAAAAAGTGTAGAGTGGAACCTGTGTCTGGTTTACTTCTGATCAGCGGTCCAGAAAAAGCCCTGACTGTAAAAGGTCTCCGTGGTGAAGTCAGTGTCACTGATCTTATCAACTCTGAACTGCTGGATGAAACTGACCTACAGAAGCTAAATGAGGGCAAACTGACAAGCAAAGACATCGAAGACAAGCTGAAGTCCTACCTCTATGGCTCCACCTGCATTGCGGGTATTTTTGATGAGGCCAATGACAGAATAATGCCTTTCTATCAGGCAATGAAGGAGGGTCTGATGATGAGAGGAACAACCTTGGAACTTCTGGAAGCTCAAGCAGCCTCTGGCTTCATTGTTGATCCTgtcaacaatatatttttaacagtcGAAGAGTCAGTTAAGCGAGGACTGGTAGGGAAGGAGTTTAAGTCCAAGCTGTTGTCTGCAGAAAAGGCAGTGACAGGATACACTGACCCATCAACAGGAAAAACAATCTCTCTCTTCCAAGCCATTGAGAATGATCTTATTGAGAAAGGCCATGGGATCCGGCTGCTTGAGGCTCAGATTGCCAGCGGTGGGATTATTGATCCTAAAGAAAGCCATCGCATTGATGTTGATGTAGCTTATAAAAGGGGATATTTTGATGAAGAGATGAATGAGATCCTAACTTATGAAGGTGATGACACAAAAGGTTTCTTTGACCCTAACACCAAGGAAAACCTGACCTATATTCAGCTCAAAGAAAGATGCATCACAGATAGCAAGACCGGTCTTGTACTTCTACCCCTGAGAGACAAGAAGAAGGCCCAGAAGTTGGAGGAAAGTCGCACTAATGTCCTTCGCAAACGGCGAGTTGTGATTGTTGACCCCGACACCGGCCTGGAGATGTCTGTAAGAGAAGCCTATCACAAAGAGCTTATTGACTATGACACTTTCCTGGATTTGTCAGAGCAAGAGTGTGAGTGGGAGGAAATAACTATCAAGGGTGCTGATGGCTCTTCTCATTTAGTGATAGTGGACAGGAAAACAGGAACTCAGTATGACATTCAGGACTGCCTGGACCGTGGCATTGTCGACAAGAAATTTTATGATCAGTATCGTGATGGAACATTAACTTTGACACAGTTTGCTGACCAAATTACCAGCAAAAGTAGTAGCGGAGAGATGTTGATTGCAGCCAGCAATGTTGATGACATGGTTACTTGCAGTAGCCCCACCCAGGCTGCTCCATCCTCCCCTACTGTGCGGAAACGCTTAAGCAGTATCTCTATCACTGTCTCTCCCCCTGAGATGTTTGATGACCAATGCCCTGTTGGAGCAATATTCGACACTGAGACCTTGGAGAAGATAACCATTGCTGAGGGGCTCCGAAGAGGCATTGTGGACACAATTACTGCACAGCGGTTGCTTGAGGCCCAAACATGCACAGGTGGTGTCATCAACCCAGCTACAGGTGAAAGGTTGTCAATTCAGGATGCTGTCCATCAGAGTGTCATTGATGAAAGCATGGCCAGTAAGTTGAAACCTGCACAAAAGGCTTATGTTGGTTTTGAGGATGTGAAGACAAAAAGAAGAATGTCTGCAGCAGAGGCAGTGAAAGAGACATGGCTGCCCTATGAGGCAGGCCAGAGATTCTTGGAGTTTCAGTACGTTACAGGAGGTCTGGTAGATCCTGGCACTGGACGGCGCATCACAATTGAAGATGCTATTCGTAAAGGTTGGCTAGATGGCAAGACAGCTCAAAAGCTTCAAGACACCCATAATCACCCGAAGATCCTCACATGTCCGAAGACTAAACTTAAGATCTCTTACAAACAAGCAATGGACAGCTGTATGGTCGAGGAGAGCAATGGCATGAAGATGCTGCAGGCCTCATCCATTTCCTCTAAGGGAATCAGCAGCCCTTACAATGTCTCAAACCCTGGATCTCGCTCTGGATCAAGGGCAGGCTCTCGGAGTGGGTCTCGCAGAGGCAGTGTGGATTACACCTCTACCTGCAGCTACAACTTTTCCTCCACTAGCACCACCTATAGTTAA